The following coding sequences are from one Salvia hispanica cultivar TCC Black 2014 chromosome 3, UniMelb_Shisp_WGS_1.0, whole genome shotgun sequence window:
- the LOC125213552 gene encoding uncharacterized protein LOC125213552 isoform X2: protein MCLAPCYGESSLFDHLKGHFHTERLATAQVTLLKPNPWPFSDGVFFFHDDVEEKSKVLPAGQNKLLDTHNAVADSLAIVKYSGNVAVASTESSLESEDNADCNESRRLLVIPGVLQKDEVSDLVVRHIGDGKIGARFSLKDGVSREIRRIWCEWLGNAESTTEDVDGTHEHDFAIVTFSYNYNLGRKGLLEGFRYLLPSSPHSEAEDSGSSKGKRTKSFSDSEDITGALRNQDDSSGEESQSSNSLKSKVLFSGNDDQVVHSRIISSKTMRKQLRIQHRIASERTCDICQQKMLPNKDVAALLNRKTGKLVCSSRNLTGAFHLFHVSCLIHWILLFEVVFAKQSDEAKVKPRSRKRAKGKNGQKLEMHDKRICSTFCSECQGTGIIIDGDDREKPTVPLSEIFHYKIKLCDARKAWIKSPEILDNCSLGFYFPQQSDEIYEETVAPLKLLRFYRADE from the exons ATGTGTCTTGCACCTTGCTATGGAGAATCAAGCTTGTTTGATCACCTGAAGGGCCATTTTCACACTGAAAGACTAGCCACTGCACAGGTTACGCTGCTCAAACCAAATCCATGGCCATTCAGTGATGGTGTGTTTTTCTTCCATGATGATGTGGAGGAGAAAAGTAAAGTTTTACCTGCTGGCCAAAACAAGTTGCTAGATACACACAACGCTGTTGCAGACAGCCTTGCGATTGTTAAATATAGTGGAAATGTAGCAGTTGCTAGCACAGAGAGTTCACTGGAGAGTGAGGATAATGCTGATTGTAATGAAAGTCGGCGGCTGCTAGTTATTCCAGGTGTTCTGCAAAAAGATGAGGTTTCTGATTTGGTAGTGAGGCATATTGGAGATGGAAAAATTGGTGCCAGGTTTAGTCTGAAGGATGGGGTTTCCAGGGAAATTCGCAGAATATGGTGTGAATGGCTAGGGAATGCGGAGTCCACCACTGAGGATGTTGATGGGACTCATGAGCATGACTTTGCTATTGTTACCTTTTCTTACAACTATAACTTGGGACGAAAGGGGTTACTCGAAGGTTTCAGATATTTGCTTCCATCCAGTCCTCATTCAGAAGCTGAGGATAGTGGCTCTTCCAAAGGCAAGAGGACGAAGTCATTTTCTGATTCTGAGGATATAACTGGGGCCTTAAGAAATCAAGATGACTCTTCTGGGGAAGAGTCTCAATCTTCAAACAGTTTAAAGTCAAAAGTGCTGTTCTCTGGAAATGATGATCAGGTGGTGCATTCTCGCATTATTTCGAGCAAGACTATGAGGAAACAATTAAGAATCCAACACCGTATTGCCTCTGAGAGGACTTGTGATATATGCCAACAGAAGATGCTTCCGAACAAAGATGTTGCTGCTTTGTTAAATAGGAAGACTGGAAAGCTTGTATGCAGTAGTAGAAATCTTACTGGG GCATTCCATCTATTTCATGTATCATGTCTCATTCACTGGATACTGCTCTTTGAGGTGGTTTTTGCTAAGCAGTCAGATGAAGCCAAAGTAAAACCGAGATCCAGGAAAAGGGCTAAAGGAAAGAATGGGCAGAAGCTTGAGATGCACGACAAGCGAATTTGCTCAACATTCTGCTCTGAATGCCAGGGCACTGGTATAATAATTGATGGGGATGACCGCGAGAAACCAACTGTCCCACTTTCTGAG ATATTCCATTATAAGATCAAACTTTGTGATGCTCGCAAAGCTTGGATAAAAAGTCCTGAAATACTGGATAACTGCTCATTGGGCTTTTACTTCCCTCAGCAATCTGATGAAATATATGAG GAAACTGTAGCACCACTAAAATTGCTACGCTTCTATCGAGCTGATGAATAG
- the LOC125213552 gene encoding uncharacterized protein LOC125213552 isoform X1, with protein sequence MELGFPKTSIGNLKEQLLRKTLRNVRAQGHPYVELREEGKKLIFFCTMCLAPCYGESSLFDHLKGHFHTERLATAQVTLLKPNPWPFSDGVFFFHDDVEEKSKVLPAGQNKLLDTHNAVADSLAIVKYSGNVAVASTESSLESEDNADCNESRRLLVIPGVLQKDEVSDLVVRHIGDGKIGARFSLKDGVSREIRRIWCEWLGNAESTTEDVDGTHEHDFAIVTFSYNYNLGRKGLLEGFRYLLPSSPHSEAEDSGSSKGKRTKSFSDSEDITGALRNQDDSSGEESQSSNSLKSKVLFSGNDDQVVHSRIISSKTMRKQLRIQHRIASERTCDICQQKMLPNKDVAALLNRKTGKLVCSSRNLTGAFHLFHVSCLIHWILLFEVVFAKQSDEAKVKPRSRKRAKGKNGQKLEMHDKRICSTFCSECQGTGIIIDGDDREKPTVPLSEIFHYKIKLCDARKAWIKSPEILDNCSLGFYFPQQSDEIYEETVAPLKLLRFYRADE encoded by the exons ATGGAGTTAGGTTTTCCTAAAACAAGCATTGGTAATTTGAAAGAGCAGTTGTTGAGGAAAACTCTTCGAAATGTTCGAGCACAGGGGCATCCATATGTCGAGCTTAGGGAAGAGGGGAAGAAGTTAATCTTTTTCTGTACTATGTGTCTTGCACCTTGCTATGGAGAATCAAGCTTGTTTGATCACCTGAAGGGCCATTTTCACACTGAAAGACTAGCCACTGCACAGGTTACGCTGCTCAAACCAAATCCATGGCCATTCAGTGATGGTGTGTTTTTCTTCCATGATGATGTGGAGGAGAAAAGTAAAGTTTTACCTGCTGGCCAAAACAAGTTGCTAGATACACACAACGCTGTTGCAGACAGCCTTGCGATTGTTAAATATAGTGGAAATGTAGCAGTTGCTAGCACAGAGAGTTCACTGGAGAGTGAGGATAATGCTGATTGTAATGAAAGTCGGCGGCTGCTAGTTATTCCAGGTGTTCTGCAAAAAGATGAGGTTTCTGATTTGGTAGTGAGGCATATTGGAGATGGAAAAATTGGTGCCAGGTTTAGTCTGAAGGATGGGGTTTCCAGGGAAATTCGCAGAATATGGTGTGAATGGCTAGGGAATGCGGAGTCCACCACTGAGGATGTTGATGGGACTCATGAGCATGACTTTGCTATTGTTACCTTTTCTTACAACTATAACTTGGGACGAAAGGGGTTACTCGAAGGTTTCAGATATTTGCTTCCATCCAGTCCTCATTCAGAAGCTGAGGATAGTGGCTCTTCCAAAGGCAAGAGGACGAAGTCATTTTCTGATTCTGAGGATATAACTGGGGCCTTAAGAAATCAAGATGACTCTTCTGGGGAAGAGTCTCAATCTTCAAACAGTTTAAAGTCAAAAGTGCTGTTCTCTGGAAATGATGATCAGGTGGTGCATTCTCGCATTATTTCGAGCAAGACTATGAGGAAACAATTAAGAATCCAACACCGTATTGCCTCTGAGAGGACTTGTGATATATGCCAACAGAAGATGCTTCCGAACAAAGATGTTGCTGCTTTGTTAAATAGGAAGACTGGAAAGCTTGTATGCAGTAGTAGAAATCTTACTGGG GCATTCCATCTATTTCATGTATCATGTCTCATTCACTGGATACTGCTCTTTGAGGTGGTTTTTGCTAAGCAGTCAGATGAAGCCAAAGTAAAACCGAGATCCAGGAAAAGGGCTAAAGGAAAGAATGGGCAGAAGCTTGAGATGCACGACAAGCGAATTTGCTCAACATTCTGCTCTGAATGCCAGGGCACTGGTATAATAATTGATGGGGATGACCGCGAGAAACCAACTGTCCCACTTTCTGAG ATATTCCATTATAAGATCAAACTTTGTGATGCTCGCAAAGCTTGGATAAAAAGTCCTGAAATACTGGATAACTGCTCATTGGGCTTTTACTTCCCTCAGCAATCTGATGAAATATATGAG GAAACTGTAGCACCACTAAAATTGCTACGCTTCTATCGAGCTGATGAATAG